In Anaerobacillus isosaccharinicus, one genomic interval encodes:
- a CDS encoding hemolysin family protein yields the protein MLLVLLLIVLVFLSAFFSSAETAFSSVNQIRLKNYVEQKRTGSVKALYIAENFDRALSTILVGNNIVNISAATISAKLATDIFGATIGLPLSTFAMTVIILIFGEILPKSFAKEHAEQLALQIAGILLFLMKVLSPIIWFFVKLKVLLSKVIKQKNDLPTYTEEEIKELLNLSEAEGVIDRKENELVHRSLSFNDISVNQIFVSRINVIAIDINHPIEEIKQIFLKERYSRIPIYEEHVDNIIGILSEREFLGKMLQNDELNIRDLLRKPIFVIETLKIADLLPELQKNKTHMAIVIDEFGGTAGIITMEDILEELVGEILDEHDEKISYMNQIDRDNYEFFAEVPLRDFAKILKIPTLNSSYQTLGGWVIEKFEQVPNYGDQFQYEHLTIIINEMENRRVKKVLVKLNQKQ from the coding sequence TGTGGAACAAAAACGCACAGGAAGTGTGAAGGCGCTCTATATTGCAGAGAATTTCGACCGGGCACTATCAACCATTCTAGTTGGAAACAACATTGTAAATATATCTGCCGCGACGATCTCTGCAAAGTTAGCAACAGACATTTTCGGGGCAACTATTGGTTTACCACTAAGTACATTTGCTATGACTGTAATTATCCTAATTTTTGGAGAAATACTACCTAAGTCATTTGCAAAAGAACATGCTGAACAATTGGCTTTACAAATAGCGGGGATATTGCTTTTTCTAATGAAAGTATTAAGTCCAATTATTTGGTTTTTTGTTAAGTTAAAAGTATTGCTTTCCAAGGTGATTAAACAAAAGAATGATTTACCTACTTATACCGAAGAGGAGATAAAAGAATTATTAAACCTTAGTGAAGCTGAAGGTGTGATTGACAGGAAAGAAAATGAGCTTGTGCATCGTTCTCTTAGTTTTAACGATATTAGTGTCAATCAAATATTTGTGTCAAGGATAAATGTTATAGCAATCGACATTAATCATCCTATAGAAGAGATAAAACAAATCTTTTTAAAGGAACGATACTCGAGAATCCCAATATACGAGGAGCATGTTGATAATATCATCGGGATTTTATCCGAAAGGGAATTTTTGGGTAAAATGCTTCAAAATGATGAATTAAATATTAGAGACCTTTTAAGAAAACCTATTTTTGTTATTGAAACTTTAAAGATAGCCGACCTTTTACCGGAATTACAAAAAAATAAAACGCATATGGCGATTGTTATTGACGAATTTGGAGGTACAGCAGGTATAATAACGATGGAAGATATTTTAGAAGAATTAGTCGGGGAAATTTTGGATGAACACGATGAAAAGATAAGTTACATGAACCAAATTGATCGAGATAATTACGAGTTTTTTGCTGAGGTTCCTTTGAGAGATTTCGCAAAAATCTTGAAAATTCCTACTCTAAATAGCTCTTACCAAACTTTAGGAGGTTGGGTAATCGAAAAATTTGAACAAGTTCCGAATTATGGGGATCAATTTCAATACGAACATTTAACAATCATCATTAATGAAATGGAAAATAGAAGAGTAAAAAAAGTCTTGGTGAAGCTAAATCAAAAGCAGTAA
- a CDS encoding undecaprenyl-diphosphate phosphatase, which yields MEALIFLLKYLFLGIFQGITEPIPVSSSGHLILLQEIIGVELGGLTFEVIVNFASLIAVLMIYRDSVSKLFLGATHYLISRQKKDQENFRFIVYLIIGTVPAVIIGLLLGDQIAEHLTGVKVIGATLLVTGIALWFIRNLRGRKNDSDLSIKDAVIVGLAQAVALIPGISRSGATIVAAMALGMKQETALKFSFLLYIPVSVGGIVLAISDLLKMPSFTELLVPYLIAFIGSLVASYYSLRWFMGIMARGNLVYFSIYCFVVGTLAILVF from the coding sequence ATGGAAGCATTAATCTTCTTATTAAAATATCTATTTTTAGGGATTTTTCAGGGAATTACGGAACCTATCCCTGTATCATCTAGTGGTCATCTAATCCTACTACAAGAAATAATAGGTGTTGAGCTAGGTGGGTTGACCTTTGAAGTTATCGTCAATTTTGCTTCATTAATTGCAGTGTTAATGATCTATCGCGACTCAGTATCCAAACTTTTCTTGGGAGCTACGCATTACCTAATTAGTAGGCAAAAAAAGGATCAGGAAAATTTCCGCTTTATTGTGTACTTAATTATTGGGACAGTACCAGCTGTTATAATAGGGCTATTATTAGGAGATCAAATTGCTGAACATTTAACAGGTGTAAAAGTAATTGGAGCGACCTTACTTGTAACAGGTATAGCGCTTTGGTTCATCCGTAACCTTCGTGGGAGAAAAAATGATTCAGATCTATCAATTAAGGATGCAGTTATTGTCGGACTTGCTCAGGCTGTTGCCCTCATCCCTGGAATTAGTAGGTCGGGTGCTACGATTGTGGCAGCAATGGCACTTGGAATGAAACAAGAAACCGCTTTGAAGTTTTCCTTTCTATTATATATTCCTGTAAGCGTAGGAGGAATAGTTTTAGCAATATCAGATTTATTAAAAATGCCTAGTTTCACTGAATTACTAGTTCCATACCTAATTGCCTTTATCGGGTCGTTAGTGGCATCTTATTATTCGTTAAGATGGTTTATGGGAATTATGGCGAGAGGGAATTTAGTTTACTTTTCAATTTATTGTTTTGTCGTTGGGACACTAGCAATCTTAGTATTTTAG
- a CDS encoding hemolysin family protein — translation MDSIPYDSILLLGVLLLLSGYFSASETAITSANKVRLRNQAESNNVKAKRSLKMTENFDQSISTILIGNNIVNIAMATIATKVATDMFGNNGSTLFITTIVITILVLIFGEILPKSLAKQYAEKYLLTISASLGIVMKIFYPITWLFVQLRVGVSKIIGSNNDEPTVTDEDVKALVEIGEEEGTFLSQEKELLHNAIEFDDIVVKDILTPRPDVVAVSIDATIDQIKDIFIQEKYSRMPVYEGTIDNIVGIISHRDFFERYVQNHDSFELAAIIRKPYFVISSVKISNLLKELQKNKVHLAVVLDEYGGTSGIISIEDILEEIVGEIWDENDENEVLVENISETKIRLNGRTPIETFCEALNISEIETSSNTLSGWVSENLGYLPKKGETMPFGNFQIYIEDVRNRRIQKVIVEIQETNVDQDNFQRVI, via the coding sequence TTGGACAGTATACCCTATGACTCGATACTTTTATTAGGGGTATTATTACTATTATCAGGTTATTTTTCCGCATCAGAAACGGCGATTACGAGTGCAAATAAGGTGAGATTACGAAATCAAGCTGAAAGCAACAATGTGAAAGCCAAACGTTCGTTAAAGATGACAGAAAATTTCGATCAAAGCATATCTACTATCTTAATTGGCAATAACATTGTAAATATTGCAATGGCTACGATTGCTACTAAGGTTGCTACTGACATGTTTGGTAACAACGGTAGTACGCTTTTTATTACAACAATAGTAATAACGATCTTAGTTTTAATCTTTGGTGAAATTTTACCGAAATCCTTAGCGAAACAATATGCAGAAAAATATTTACTGACTATATCAGCTTCTTTAGGTATCGTCATGAAAATCTTTTACCCTATTACATGGCTCTTTGTACAATTAAGAGTTGGTGTTTCGAAAATTATTGGATCAAACAATGACGAACCAACTGTTACTGATGAAGATGTTAAAGCATTAGTTGAAATAGGTGAAGAAGAAGGGACATTTCTTTCTCAAGAAAAAGAGTTACTTCATAATGCAATTGAATTTGATGATATTGTCGTAAAAGACATATTAACACCAAGACCTGATGTAGTAGCTGTATCAATCGATGCAACGATTGACCAAATCAAAGATATATTTATTCAAGAAAAGTATTCTCGAATGCCTGTCTATGAAGGTACGATTGATAACATCGTTGGGATTATCTCTCACAGAGACTTTTTTGAACGGTATGTACAAAACCATGACAGCTTTGAATTAGCAGCAATTATTAGGAAACCTTATTTTGTCATTTCATCTGTTAAAATATCAAACTTATTAAAAGAATTACAGAAAAATAAAGTTCATCTTGCTGTTGTCCTAGATGAATATGGCGGAACTTCTGGTATTATTTCAATTGAGGACATTTTAGAGGAAATTGTTGGTGAGATTTGGGATGAGAATGATGAGAATGAAGTTCTAGTCGAGAATATAAGTGAAACTAAAATTCGGTTAAATGGAAGAACGCCTATTGAAACATTCTGCGAAGCCTTAAATATCAGTGAGATTGAAACATCCTCTAATACGTTAAGTGGTTGGGTTTCAGAAAATTTAGGCTATCTTCCTAAAAAAGGAGAAACGATGCCTTTTGGTAACTTCCAAATTTATATAGAAGACGTTCGAAATCGTCGTATTCAAAAGGTAATCGTTGAAATTCAAGAAACAAATGTTGATCAAGATAATTTTCAGAGAGTTATTTAA